CGTGCCCCGCTTCCGCCGGCGTCATGCGGACCAGGATGTCTTCCTGGAAAACATACTTCGGCATGTAGAACTCGCAGCCCAGAGAGACGTTGGCACTTGCCGCAATGAAGTGCGACGCCGCTGCCAGTGCAACGCCGCCCTCCCACAGCGTGCCACCGTAGCAAGGAAGACCCGCCGCCTCGGCGATCGCGTTCACCTTCATGGCCTTGCCGATGCCACCGGCCTTCATGAGCTTGATGCTGATGATGTCGGCGGCGCGCTCCTGCACCGTGCGCAGCGCCTCGGCCGGGGAGAACACGCTTTCGTCGGCCATGATCGGCGTGTCGAGTGCCGCTGCAATCTGCGCCATGGCCGCGATGGCGTCTCGCGGCACCGGTTGTTCGATGAAGGTGGGCTTGAACTGCTCGACGTCACGCAGCTGCTGCAGCGCGTTGTAGGGCTGCAGGCCCTGGTTGTAGTCGATGCGCAAATCGAACTCGAAGCCCAGATGCTCTCTCAGCAGCGAGAGCCGGCGCATGTCTTCCGCATGCGAGGCAAAGCCCGTCTTCACCTTGAAGATGCGATGCCCGGCGCTGAGCATCTGCTTGGCGAGCTCGATGTCGGCGTCAATGTCGGGATTGGCGATGGAGAAAGAAAAGGGAATCCTGTCGCGCACCTTGCCGCCGATCAGCGAATACAGCGGCAGGTTGGCCGCCTTGCCGCACAGGTCGAACAGGGCCATCTCCACCGCGGCCTTGGCTTCGGGGCTGCCGACCAGCGCCCGGTCGCAATCGGCCATGCGCTGCGGAATGTCGCGCGGGTCTGTGCCCAGGAGCACGGGGCGCAGGTACTGCGCAATGCCGTGGAACAGGTTCTCGTTGGTGCCCGAGAACACCTCCCACGCCTGCCCCTCGCCGATGCCATCGATGCCCTGGTCGGTTCGCACGCGGACCACCACGCGCTTGATGGAGGCCTGGATGCTTCCCACGCCCTGCGATCGCTTCATCTTGATGGGCGATTCGAGCAGGTGCACTTCAATGTTCTGGATCTTCATGATGATCGTGCTCGGGAGTGATCGTCAGACCTTGATCTGCGGCGGGATCTTGTCTTCGCTGACGCCCCCGACAGACTTGAGGTTCGAGATGAAGGTCTTGCGGATGTTTCCGCTTGCGCGTTCGCTGGCGAGCCATCCGTTGACGTGCTTGAGCCAACGCGTGTCGGCCTCCTTGCGAACGCCGCCATTGGAGGTTGCGACTTCTTCGGGCGTCAGGATGACCACCTGGCCCACCGCGGGGTTCTTGCTGGCCAGGCTCAGAGCCAGCGGCAGGACGAGGATCTGCGCGTCGGCGCGCCCGACCTGCAGCGCCAGCGTTGCATCGACGGCGCTGTCCAGCCGGGTGATCTCCGCGTTCTTGAGCAGGCGTGTGGCGAGCGTGTCGTGCGAAGAGCCCTTGTCGACCACGACGCGGA
This is a stretch of genomic DNA from Variovorax paradoxus. It encodes these proteins:
- a CDS encoding enolase C-terminal domain-like protein; this translates as MKIQNIEVHLLESPIKMKRSQGVGSIQASIKRVVVRVRTDQGIDGIGEGQAWEVFSGTNENLFHGIAQYLRPVLLGTDPRDIPQRMADCDRALVGSPEAKAAVEMALFDLCGKAANLPLYSLIGGKVRDRIPFSFSIANPDIDADIELAKQMLSAGHRIFKVKTGFASHAEDMRRLSLLREHLGFEFDLRIDYNQGLQPYNALQQLRDVEQFKPTFIEQPVPRDAIAAMAQIAAALDTPIMADESVFSPAEALRTVQERAADIISIKLMKAGGIGKAMKVNAIAEAAGLPCYGGTLWEGGVALAAASHFIAASANVSLGCEFYMPKYVFQEDILVRMTPAEAGHVHVPSGPGIGVEIDWKIVEKQRIAFSA